AGGGTTTTTACCTTCAGGGCGGTGGATTTTTCTGGGCCATGAGTGATTATGTCACCCTGAAAATCACGGGTGACATTTACACAGGTGGCAGCTGGAAAATATCCCCCGTTTTTACTTACCGAAAACGATACAAATACAACGGAAGCCTTAACTTTTCCATTGCAAGGAATGTCATTAACACCAAAGGAGATCCTGATTATTCCAACACCAAGGACTTTCGTGTGGGATGGACCTATAACCAAGATCCGAAAGCACACCCCAACAGCCGGTTTTCAGCCAATGTAAACATCATCACCAGCAACTATGTAAAATATAATACCGTTAATATTAACACGTACCTGTCTAATCAATTTCAATCAAGTATTGCATATCAGAAAAGCTGGGACGGAAAATATTTTCTTACCCTCAGTGGCAGCCATTCACAAAACACCAAAACCCATTTGGTACAGGTTACTTTACCTGAACTCAGTTTTACCGTCAACCGTTTTTATCCATTCCGGAAGAAAAACAGTATCTCCAAAAACCCCTTCAGTAATCTGAGTGTTTCCTACTCCATGGCTGCAAAAAACGAGGTAAGCACCACCGACTCTATGCTTTTTACCCAACAAACATTCAGTCATGACATGCAAAACGGTATCATTCATAAAGTTCCAATCAGCCTGCCAATGAAAGTATTAAAATACTTCACCTTTACCACATCCGCCAATTTTACTGACCGCATGTATTTTGAAAGTTTGCGTAAATATTTTGTGAATGAAGTTTCTCCCATATCAGGTGAAGACACCACTTACCTGAAAACCGATACCATTCCGGGATTTAACAACCTGTTCGATTTTAGCTTAAGCGCTTCGCTTACCACAAAACTTTACGGGATGCTGCGTTTTAAGAAAGGATTTTTACGGGCCATCCGTCATGTTATTACACCATCGATTGGTTTTTCTTACGTTCCTGATTTTGGAAGTGAAAAATGGGGTTATACCGGAATGTATACCGATACAACCGGACAGCAAATCCTCTATTCCCGCTACCAGGGTTTTATATATGGGGCCCCCGGAACACAAAAAGTGGGAAATATCAACTTCAGCATTTCCAACAGTCTTGAAATTAAAGTCCGGTCGCGAAAAGATACCATTACCGGGACAAAAAAAATTCCCCTTATTCAAAACTTTACCATTTCGGGAAACTATGACTTTGCCAAAGATTCATTACGAATGTCTAATCTGTACCTCTCGGGGAGAACTACCTTATGGAAAGGCCTTACCATGCAATATAGCAGCGTTTTATACCCTTACGTTACTGACTCGGCAGGGCGAACCATCAACAAAACCGAATGGCAGGTCAACCGGCGACTGTTCCGGGTAAACAATACTTCCTGGAATGTGAGCTTTAATTTTCAGCTAAGCGACAAAGATTTTAAAAAAGGGAAAAAGGAGGCCGAAGCAGAAAAGGCCCGTGAAAAAAAAGTACTGAAAAAAGCGCCTGAATCAGAGGCTAACGACATATTAAACCATCCGGAAAATTACATTGACTGGGGTGTATCATGGAGCCTTAATCTCAGCTACAATTTTACATATACAAACAACAAGGTGTTTCTAAATTACGAATGGCCACCAAACCGTAAAATAATACAAACCCTGGCTTTAAGAGGGCAGGTAAACATTACTCCCAACTGGAAAGTAACGGTCCAAACCGGTTGGGATTTTACCAATAACGAACTTTCGTTTACCCGAATGAGCCTGTACCGGAATCTGCACTGCTGGGAAATGCGTTTCAGCTGGATTCCTACCGGTCCACGCAAAAGCTGGGATTTTAGCATCAATGTAAAATCCAGCATTCTGCAAGATTTGAAATTGACCAAAAAGAAAGACTTTCGTGATTATTACTAATCAAAACATAATAAGAGTGTCTTAAAATTCGTTGAAATATTTTGCTTACAGGTTAGCAAGAAGAATTTTTCTATTTTAGCCTCTTAAAAAATCAGATAAAATTTATGCCTACTGCTTGGGGAAAATTTTTGCTTTTTATTCTGGTCATGGGAATGACTACCGGGTTGTTGGCCCAACAAGAGCCGGCATTTACCCAGTATACTTCATCCTACATGTACGTTAATGCCGGATACGCCGGCCTGAATCAGGGCATTTGCATCCACAGCATTGCCCGTCAACAATGGGCCGGATTTAAAGATGAAGACGGAAATAAAATAGCTCCCCAAGATTTTATGATCACAGCCGATGCACCGGTAACCGCTATTCACGGTGGTGCCGGATTAAGCATCATACAGGACAAACTGGGATTTGAAACCAATGTAGGGGTTCGGTTTTCCTATTCTTATCACCTGCAACTCGAAGCCGGAGTACTCGGAATGGGCCTTGGCATTAACCTGCTGAACCGCAGCATCGATTTTTCCAAATTCAAACCGGTTCAGTCAAACGACCCGGTATTGCTGAACTCCAAGCAAAGCGCCATGATGTTGGATGCTAACCTGGGTTTCTTTTTCAAATCCAACAGCAATTATTACATCGGGCTGTCGGCTACCAATCTTCTGGAATCGCAGGGAAAAGACCTGAGTACTTCCGGAACAACGATTCGTTATCAAACCGACCGTACTTTTTACCTCGTAGCAGGTTATTCATTTGCTTTACCATCGCATCATCGTTTCGAAATCCAGCCGTCGCTACTCATTCAATCTGATTTGGTTTCCACACAATATAATATTTCTACTGTCGTTAATTACAATAACAGATTTTGGGGCGGTATCAACTATCGCTACCAGGAATCGGTAGCGATAATGGTTGGTGTGTATTACCAGGGATTCAATTTCGGGTACTCGTACGATATTTCCACATTATCGATGGGAGTTCCGGGGAGTCACGAAATCACCCTGAGTTATTGCTTTAAACTGAAGATAAACAAAAACAAAACCAGTTATAAAAACACCCGATATCTGTAAAAAACGGTATAATAGGGAATTAAAAGATATTTAATAAAAATAGAATGAAAAAAAGTTGGTATTTATATTTGTTTGCAGTCATTCTCCTGGCAGGCTGTAGTAATTCAAATACCGGAGAGTTGGTGGGCACACGGCCCAATACGAGACCTTTTTATCAACCCCATCCATACGGAATGGTCTTTATTCCGCAGGGGAGTTTTACCATGGGTGCCGGTGGTGTAGACATTGCTCACAGTCATTTAATTCAACCAAAAACAGTTTCCGTGTCGGGATTTTACATGGACCAAACGGAAATTACCAATGATGAATACCGTCAGTTTGTCGACTGGGTCCGCGATTCCATTGCCCGCACGATTTTGGGAGACATTCGGCCGGATGATTATCTGATCGAGCAAAATCCGAAAACCGGAGAAACTTATGACCCACCCAAGTTAAACTGGAAAACAAAAATCGACTGGAACAGCCAGGATCAAGATATCCGGGACGCTTTAGAACAAATGTATCTCCCGGAAAATGAAAGGTTTTTCAGACACAAAGAAATTGACACCCGTAAGCTGATTTATTCTTATTACTGGGTTGACTTACATGCAGCAGCCATGGACCATTTGCGTGAACGTACGCATCCCGGACAAAACATTCCGCATCACACACGTTCTGAATATGTTCACAACGAAACCATTAACGTTTATCCTGACACTTTGGTGTGGATTACTGATTTTACCTACTCTTTTAATGATCCGATGACGGAAAAGTATTTTTCTCATCCGGCATATGATCATTATCCTGTAGTAGGAGTCAACTGGAATCAGGCCAGAGCTTTTTGTGTGTGGAGAACCGAATTGCTGAACAATGCCATGGCAAAAAGAAAAGGAGGCACGGTTCTCTCAGAATTCCGGCTTCCGACCGAAGCCGAATGGGAATGGGCTGCCCGTGGCGGAAACCAATTGAATCCTTATCCGTGGGGAGGACCTTACACCCGGAATGCCAAAGGCTGTTTCCTGGCCAACTTTAAACCGTTGCGGGGCAATTATGTGGCTGACGGCGGTTTACGGACAGTTGTCGTCGGACACTATCCGCCTAACGGATTTGATTTGTATGACATGGCCGGTAACGTAGCCGAATGGACCAACAGTGCCTACGACCCGTCTTCTTATAACCTCTCGTGGGACATGAATCCGAACTACACTTACAACGCAAAAAAAGACGATCCTCCTTCCATGAAAAGAAAAGTAATTCGTGGCGGATCATGGAAAGATATTGCGTACTATTTGCAGGTAACAACTCGTGCCTACGAATATCAGGATACGGCAAAATCGTATATCGGATTCCGCTGTATCCAGCCGTATCTGGGTAGAAATGAAGGCGACAATGCCAACCGTGCATCACGGGTTTATCATTAAATAACAGCAACTAACACAGTAAAAAACAAACAAAGAAACATTATTGCATTATGGGATTTTGGGATTTTAACAAAACAAGAACTTACCGTAACTTAATGGCCAAGGTTTATGGTATTGGGGCATCTGTTGTACTTATCGGCGCCCTGTTCAAAATCAACCACTATGGTGGAGCCGATATTATGCTGGCTGTCGGTTTGGGAACAGAAGCCATTATCTTTTTCCTCTCGGCTTTTGAAGATCCGCATGTGGAACCAGACTGGAGCTTGGTTTATCCTGAGCTGGCCAGTATGTATCACCCGGTCAAAGGAGCTGAAACCCCGAAAAAAGTTCAATCTCCCACAAAACAACTGGACGAGATGTTGAAAAAAGCCAACATCGACGAGAAAGTAATTGAACGACTGGGTTCCGGACTGGAAAAACTTTCGGAAAATGCAGTGAAAATGGCTGACGTGAGCGATGCAGCAGCGGCTTCCAAAGATTTTGCTGACAACATGAAAAAAGCCGGACGATCAGTTCAACAGTTAGGAGAAGTGATTCACGAAGATGTGGAAGCTGCCGGAAGTTATGCCCAAAATATGCAATCGGTCAACCGTAATGCGGAAGTCCTTTCCAACGCTTATGTACAGGCCGCCGAAATCCTGAAAGGAAACATGGATTCCACCGAAGAATTTGTAGGAACCGTAAAACAGGCTTCACAATCCGCCAAAAGTCTGGCAGAAAATTATCAAAAATCGGCAGAAGCACTGGCCAAATCCGTTGAAGCACTTGACTTTAATGCAGTGAGTGGCGATGAATACAACAAGCAAATCCAAAAAATTGCCGAAAACCTTGCGGCACTCAATGTCATGTACGAAAATCAGTTACGCTCATCTCAACAAAGTGTGGAAACTTCAGGTAAAATGCAGGCCACCGTTTCTGAATTGCTTTCTACCCTTGATAAATCGGCCTCACAAACCGGAGTATTTGTACAACAAATGCAATTGCTGACCCAGCGGATGGAAGCGCTGAATAAAGTATATGGAAATATGCTCTCGGCCATGAATATCCAAAGTGATAAATAAGCATGAAATCATCCGATTGCAAATGATCAAAAAAAGGAATGTAAATGGCTGGATATAAAGAAACCCCGAGGCAAAAAATGATTGCCATGATGTATTTGGTACTCTATGCCCTGTTGGCATTGAATGTATCAAAACAGGTACTGGACGCTTTTTTGGTAGTGAATGAAAATGTACAGGATACCAATACCAGTCTCAGCACCAAAATTGCATCAACGTACAATCATTTTAAAACACAATATCAGCTAAACCAGGCAAAAGTCGGCCCCTATTGGGAGAAAGCCAAAATCGTACGGAAAGAATCAAACAATATGGTACGTTACCTGCAGCACCTGAAGCTGAAACTGGTAGAAGTTTCCGAACGAAAAGACTCAGCTTTTGTGGTGCAGCATTATTACTTTGACACCCTGGTTCCTGATCCTTACAATCCGGGGGAGATGAAAAAGGTAAAAGAGCTGAACCTGCGGATTGTTCCTACCAAAGACCGGTATAACGATGTAACAAACTATATGATTGGTGTGGGTAATTCGAAAAAAGGAGAAGCTTACCGGCTAAGTGACAAAATGAATGCGTACCGGCATAAAATCATTCAGATCATGAATCTTCCCGAAAACACTACAAAAGTCGGGCTCATCACCAATTATCTCGGAAAGAAAAAGATTATCTATTATAATGCCGACCGGCAAAAACAAGACTGGGAAAACCACAACTTCTATTATACCATTCTTGCCGCTGATATCACGCTGGTAAACAAAATTATTTCGGAAGTAAAAATGGCCGAATTTGATGCGCTGAATTATCTGTTCAGTTCCATCACGGCCAAAGATTACAAATTTGACCATGTAGAAGCCAAAGTAATTCCTTACAGTACCTACGTTCTTGAAGGAAATAAATACAAGGCCCAGGTATTGGTAGCAGCATATGACACCAAAACCAAACCCACCGTGCGAATTTTGCCGGGTGCCGATACCATTACCGACCAAAATATCGGAAAAACACAACTGGTACAAGGCAAAGGCGGAATCGTAAAAATCCAGCTCCCTGCAAATAAAGAAGGCATTCATCAGTATGCAGGAATTATTGAAATGATTGATCCCAAAACCAATCAGAAAGCCAAATATTATTTCAAAGGAAAATATATGGTGGCTCCGCCATCGCTTACCGTGGCTCCGTTACGGATGAATGTATTTTACCTTGGGGTGGAAAACCCGGTTTCTATTACGGCTCCGGGAATCAGCTCCAACGCTATTCACCCGTCAATTACTGCAGGAAAACTTTACAAAAAAGGACGGAATTGGGTGGTCAAGATCAAAAAGCCGGTTCCCGGAAATAAAGTATATGTTTCGGCCACCGCCATGATTGACGGACGAAATGTGCTGCTGGGCCGGTCAGAATTCCGGATTAAACGGGTTCCGAGTCCGACTGCTGAAATTGCCGGCCGTTCTAACGGACAAATCGGTAAAAACACCCTGTTAGCTGCCCGGGCCATTATTCCGAATATGAAAGATTTCCTGTTCGACAATTACTATTTTAAAGTGGTTTCGTTTTCGTTTGCCACCATCTTGAACGGTGACTGGCTCCAGTACAACATCAAAGGAAATACCTTCACTCCGGAAGCCATGAAACTGATTAGAAGTGCTAAACACAAACAAAAATTCTTTTTTGAAAATATTCAGGCTGTGGGTCCGGATGGTTCTATCCGAACACTGAACCCCATTAGTTTAGAGATAAAATAAAGGCTATGAAAAAAATATTTTTATACGGTTTTCTGTTATTTGTTTTCGGCGTGCCCCTGATGGTAACCGGACAAATTACCGTAAACACTCCATCTGACGGCCTGTTTCAGGATCAGGGAGTAATCAAACGCATTCCTATGCCTCTTCCGACCGTACGAAAAGCAGATATCATGTGGTCGAAAAGAATCTGGCGCGAAATTGATTTTCGCCAGAAAATGAATAATGTGTTTTATTTCCCTACCACACCGCATCAAAACTGGAAATCTTTTATCACGGTCATTATGGATGCGCTGAAACAGGGGAAAATTACGGCGTATGACATCTCCTCCACCGACGAACTGCTGGTTCCTATTACATACAACGAAATCATTGCCCGGCAAACCGATACCACACATGAAACATTGCGCCGTTCCACTCCGCCTTATGATGAATACGACACGGTAATTATTAATACGTTTGATCCGACGCAGGTGATGCGTTTACGGCTGAAAGAAGACTGGTATTTCGATTCAAAGCGGTCGCAGATGCTGGTGCGTATTGAAGCTTTTTGTCCGGTAATGATCAAAGAACACAACGGACAACAAGTTTCTGTTCCGCTTTTCTGGGTATCTTATGCTGATGCTCGAAAAGTGTTGGCACAATCGCTGGCATTTAACCCCAACAATTCGGCCATGCGTCTTACTTTTGATGATATCTTCATTAAACGCCTGTTCCGGAGTTATATTTATAAAGAACAAAATATGTTTGACCGACGTATCAGTGAATATGCCACGGGAGTAGCCGCCATTAAAGAATCACAACGCATTCAACGCGAAATGTTCAACTTTGAACAGTATCTCTGGCAATATTAATTTTTAAACAACTAAAAAAAGCCGTTATCCGGATTTTGGATAGCGGCTTTTTTATATCCGCTTATCTTTTTCCTAGTTATTATATTCCTGACTCACCAGTATAGAAACGTTTTTCTCTTCTTTATCAAAAGATTCGGTTTTTGCACCTGGCTGTAGATGAGTGAACCGTTCCGTAACTTTAAAATCATATTCAGGATAAAGATACACTGCAGATAAAGATTCTGTTTCGCTTAAAGAATATCCCCATACCGACTGATATTCACGGATATTTTGCCCCATGGATTCCAGCTGACGAAGATATTTGGCAATGGATTTGGACTCAATGATAATCACTTCTTCGTTGTTTTTTACGATCGGGCTGTGCCGACGGTTTTTATCATATTTAAAACATAAAATTCTTCTCCCGTCAGCCGTGATTCCTATCGTTCTGAAGCCAAGACTTTTTCCCACGCCAGGAAGATTCATCAAATTACGATCTGTAGCCACAAAAGGAATCCCGGCTTGTTGCCGGATTTTATTGATCACCTCCGGGACACAGATTTCCTTTTCATGAACCGTTTTCAAAAGATTCTGCAAATTCTCCGGAATACGGCCGTACACTTTTTCTTCTGCCAGCTCTTGTACTGCGCGTGCATTAGGCGTAAAATTATAATGATTTTCCATGAATCCTTTGACAGAAAAGGTGTAATACGGCAAAATTCCAATATCATTCAACACCTGTCTCAGCCGTACAGTATGCCCGCGCAGGGAAGCTGCCGTAATAAAAACCTGCTGGTTGGTAACCACCCAGCCGGCGCGGATCAGTTTCTGTACCGCTTTTTGGGTTTCAGGAGTAATTTCCATAGCCGATTCAATGTGGGTTTGAACCACAAACTGCCGAATACCGGCTTCTCCTGCTTTCCGGCGAAAATCAGACAAAATCTGAATTAACGAATCGGTAACACGCTGTGGTAAATAAACCGGGATGCGTGTTCCAAGCCTTATTCTTACAATCTCAGCATATTTCTCCCCATCTTTCCTGTTTTTATTTTTTTCTTTTTTGCGAACCGCCATTGTCAAAACAGCATCCAAGATCTGTTTCAGCGATTCATCAGAATTCATGAAAGCATCGCCCCCGGTAATGAGTATATCACGCAACTGGGTGTCTTTTTCAAAGTAATCCATCAGCAAATGCATTTTCTCAGGCCAACTCATTCGCGGCTGTAACTTCTTCAGGTTAAAGTTAAAATGGCCATTCTGGAAATCGTACATCCGCTGACAGGAAGCACATAAACCGGCACAGGCCCTTCCGGTAGTATCCGGAATAAAAATGGCCACATCAGGATAACGACGATGAATATTGTGATATGCCGGCAACAGCCATCCCGCCGCATTCGGCTCGCCCGGCCGCATGATGTCTTCTTTTTCCCAGGCCACAATATGCCCGAAAGAATCAATTAATTTCTGGCTGGGAAAAACATAATCACGCAATACTTTGTCGGCCACCGGTGCTTGAAAATCGCAATTTTCAGATAACAGAGACAAATAATATGGATTGACAAAAAGAGGAATCCCTTTTTTCCGGGCTTCGTAAAGCCGTTTCATGGTTTTTTCCGACAACGAGTTCCCCAACATTTCATTTAACATATCCGGATGACGAATAGCAAAAGAGAGATGAAACCGATAGTCGTTCCACCAGGAAGAAACCATTCGATACTTTTCTTCAAAGTTCATTCCGGGCCGAAACTGAAATCGCCGGCTTTTCTGGAGACCCAAATCTATATTTTGGATGATCTTCCGGATAATCCGGTCCTTATTGTGTTTTCGCTCTTTCACCACTTTTTCATCCAACCCACTGGAATAACGGCTCATCCAACGTAACACCTTTTCTTTTGACGGTTTATTTTGCCCCAGTTTACCGTTGAACTGCCGGAACAAATAAAGCATATCCAGAAAAAAAGCTCTTTTGGCATTACCTTTTCCGTACCGAATAGCCAACCACAAATGTTTCACCGGCCAATTTGTTACCATAGCCCCGTTCAGGTTCGGATCTGTAAAAGATTTCCCTTCGTTTTCAACATAATCCATTAACCGGATAACAGCTATCTCCTGCCAGGATAACCGGTCTAAAGAACCGGAATTGCTATTACGCAAATAGGTAGCAATAGCCGGGTGTTGATCGGCATATTCCGTTATCCAGCGCCTTAACCGGTTTTTGGCTTCTTCGTAAGTATCCGCTTTTTTGAAAATTTGAACGAGAAAAGGATTCTCTTTGATAATCTTTTGTACAATCTGTAAAACATCAGGTTGAAGATTTATACTTTCCCAGTAAATCGAATGCGTCATACTTCCTCCTTTTTTTAATGATTACCCAAATCAGAGAAATATAACCTTTTTGAAGGAAACTACCAAATTTTAAAACAGGTTTTTGGAAGATGGGAAGATATTGTCGTCGATGAGGAGTATAGAATGTTGAATGAAGGTTTTGTGTTCTGCGTTTGAGATTCTTTTGCGATTTGATTTTTTGTTTTTTGGGGTTTCCAACTTTTGTTATTGGTCACTGGTCATTGGGAAGGATGAACGATAAATGTTGAGTGTAGAACGATAAATGCAGAGGAATGAGTTGTTGTGGTTAGTTATCTGTTGATTAGCGTTTTGCGTTTGAGATTTTTTTTGCGATTTGCCTTTTTGTTTTTTGGGATTTCAAATATTGATCATTGGTCACTGGTGATTGGTTGATTTTCAATATTTTATTTGCATTTCCATTGTCATCCCGAACGGAACGCAGCGTAGTGAAGGATCTAAAAAATAACCACGACTGTTCAAAGAGATGCTTCGCGCTGCTCAGCATGACAAAAGAAGTTGATTTTTTGAATTTGTCTTTTTGTCTTTTGTGATTTCCCACTTTAGGCACTTGAAGTATTTGAAGTACTTCAAATACTTCAGCGCACGTTAAACTTCTTTACTCACCGCCATGCCGCAGTTTATTTTTTCAATCGCTCCGGATGATCTTTTAAAAAGCTTTTCCAGCTGTGGTAACTGCCTGACGTACCGGTTGTATTTCCCTGAAAATAATGGCATACCGCAGCAGCCAGTCCATCGGTAGCATCCAGTTTTTGCGGAAGTTCGGGAAAATCTAAAATGTTCTTTAACATGCCGGCCACTTGCTCTTTGGAGGCGTTTCCGTTTCCGGTGATGGCCTGCTTAATTTTTTTCGGAGAATATTCAAAAATGGGAAGGTCTTTATACAAAGCCGCAGCCATGGCCACGCCCTGTGCCCGTCCCAGTTTCAACATGGATTGCACATTTTTGCCATAAAAAGGAGCTTCTATAGCCAATTCATCCGGATGATATTCCTCTACAAGCGCCAGTGTCCGTTCAAAAATCTTTTTTAATTTTAGCGCATGGTTGGCATACTGCGACAGTTTCAGGATTCCCATGGTGATCATCCTGATTTTATTGCCCGACTGATAAATCAGTCCGTAACCCATCACGTTGGTTCCCGGGTCAATACCTAATATGATTCTTTCGCTGGCCAACCAAAAACATTTATGGCAAAGTTAAGTAAAACATATAACATTCTGATCCGGTTCACCATTTTGGTGTTTACCTTTTACTTTCTTTACCGGCAACTTTTTTTTAAACACGATTTTTCCTCTTTTTTACGAAATACCGAAACGGTTACCCAAAACAAGCACTTTATTTCTCTGCTTTTGCTCACCCTCTTTTTCTTGCCGATCAATTTGCTGCTCGAAAGCCGGAAATGGCAGTTTCTGATGCAAAAGTTAGAAACCATTTCTTTGTTTGAAGCCTTTAAAGCGGTACTTGCAGGCATTTCGGTAAGTGTTTTCCTTCCCAACCGGATAGGCGATTATCTGGGCCGGGTTTTTGTGTTGAAAAAAGCCGATCGCCTTCAGGCGACACTGGCCACCATCCTGGGCAGTATGGCCCAGCTTTTGACCACGTTGGTTTTTGGTATGACCGGGTTGATTTTCTTCCTTCCCCAATGGATCAACACACAAACATCCACAGGACACT
The sequence above is drawn from the Candidatus Sulfidibacterium hydrothermale genome and encodes:
- the ruvC gene encoding crossover junction endodeoxyribonuclease RuvC translates to MASERIILGIDPGTNVMGYGLIYQSGNKIRMITMGILKLSQYANHALKLKKIFERTLALVEEYHPDELAIEAPFYGKNVQSMLKLGRAQGVAMAAALYKDLPIFEYSPKKIKQAITGNGNASKEQVAGMLKNILDFPELPQKLDATDGLAAAVCHYFQGNTTGTSGSYHSWKSFLKDHPERLKK
- a CDS encoding KamA family radical SAM protein; this encodes MTHSIYWESINLQPDVLQIVQKIIKENPFLVQIFKKADTYEEAKNRLRRWITEYADQHPAIATYLRNSNSGSLDRLSWQEIAVIRLMDYVENEGKSFTDPNLNGAMVTNWPVKHLWLAIRYGKGNAKRAFFLDMLYLFRQFNGKLGQNKPSKEKVLRWMSRYSSGLDEKVVKERKHNKDRIIRKIIQNIDLGLQKSRRFQFRPGMNFEEKYRMVSSWWNDYRFHLSFAIRHPDMLNEMLGNSLSEKTMKRLYEARKKGIPLFVNPYYLSLLSENCDFQAPVADKVLRDYVFPSQKLIDSFGHIVAWEKEDIMRPGEPNAAGWLLPAYHNIHRRYPDVAIFIPDTTGRACAGLCASCQRMYDFQNGHFNFNLKKLQPRMSWPEKMHLLMDYFEKDTQLRDILITGGDAFMNSDESLKQILDAVLTMAVRKKEKNKNRKDGEKYAEIVRIRLGTRIPVYLPQRVTDSLIQILSDFRRKAGEAGIRQFVVQTHIESAMEITPETQKAVQKLIRAGWVVTNQQVFITAASLRGHTVRLRQVLNDIGILPYYTFSVKGFMENHYNFTPNARAVQELAEEKVYGRIPENLQNLLKTVHEKEICVPEVINKIRQQAGIPFVATDRNLMNLPGVGKSLGFRTIGITADGRRILCFKYDKNRRHSPIVKNNEEVIIIESKSIAKYLRQLESMGQNIREYQSVWGYSLSETESLSAVYLYPEYDFKVTERFTHLQPGAKTESFDKEEKNVSILVSQEYNN